One Podarcis raffonei isolate rPodRaf1 chromosome 3, rPodRaf1.pri, whole genome shotgun sequence genomic region harbors:
- the MYCN gene encoding N-myc proto-oncogene protein, with protein MPGMVSKNPDLEFDSLQPCFYPDEDDFYLCGPDSAPPGEDIWKKFELLPTPPLSPSPAGLQENPPGGAPVSSWGGAGTLGGFRTADPLDWASELLLLPPEADLWGGGDGGDSFETGLGENSNLNAIIIQDCMWSGFSASEKLERAAANEKPQSKGGTAVAPATAGSTALSAPAAAAAATAATASSSANNGSSSSSQAQLNNSVSECVDPAVVFPFPMNKREPAAPAAAAGIRGNLGSGSEAVPGVAAPAQHSGCHPSSDSRTGSSSGDDTLSDSDEDDEEEEDDEEIDVVTVEKRRSSSYKAVTTLTVATRPRSATSFASVRTQPNEVLLKRCAPIHQQHNYAAPSPYIESEEVPPQKKLKTEAPRPVKAMTQPKAKSSSPRSSDSEDSERRRNHNILERQRRNDLRSSFLTLRDHVPELVKNEKAAKVVILKKATEYVHSLHAEEHKLLLEKEKLQVRQQQLIKKLEHMQTC; from the exons atgccagggatggtcAGTAAAAACCCAGATCTTGAATTCGACTCCTTGCAGCCTTGCTTCTACCCGGACGAAGATGATTTTTATTTGTGCGGTCCTGACTCTGCTCCCCCGGGGGAGGACATCTGGAAAAAGTTCGAGCTACTGCCTACACCTCCCTTGTCTCCCAGCCCGGCAGGTCTGCAAGAAAACCCCCCCGGGGGAGCCCCCGTTTCGAGTTGGGGCGGGGCGGGGACTCTAGGGGGGTtccgaaccgccgaccctctGGACTGGGCTTCGGAATTGCTGCTCTTGCCCCCGGAAGCGGACCTGTGGGGCGGCGGCGATGGAGGGGACTCCTTCGAGACCGGCTTGGGGGAGAACAGCAACCTGAACGCCATCATCATCCAGGACTGCATGTGGAGCGGCTTTTCCGCCAGCGAGAAGCTGGAGAGGGCAGCGGCCAACGAGAAGCCGCAGAGCAAAGGAGGAACAGCTGTCGCGCCGGCCACAGCTGGGTCTACAGCCCTCTCTgctcccgccgccgctgctgcagccaccgccgccaccgccagcagCTCTGCGaacaatggcagcagcagcagcagccaggcgcAGCTGAACAACTCTGTATCGGAGTGCGTGGATCCAGCCGTGGTTTTCCCCTTCCCTATGAACAAGAGGGAGCCGGCTGCTCCTGCTGCAGCGGCTGGGATCCGAGGGAACCTTGGCAGCGGCAGCGAGGCGGTTCCAGGGGTAGCAGCTCCTGCTCAGCACAGCGGCTGCCACCCAAGCAGTGACAGccggaccggcagcagctctggcGATGACACGCTCAGCGATTCCG ATGAAGAtgacgaagaggaggaggacgacgagGAAATCGACGTGGTCACCGTGGAAAAGAGGCGGTCCTCATCCTACAAGGCCGTGACCACCCTCACGGTTGCGACGCGCCCCAGAAGCGCCACCTCTTTTGCCTCCGTGAGAACTCAGCCAAACGAAGTCCTTCTAAAGCGCTGTGCCCCTATTCACCAGCAGCATAACTACGCCGCGCCTTCGCCTTACATCGAAAGCGAGGAGGTGCCACCCCAGAAAAAGCTAAAAACTGAAGCGCCCCGTCCCGTCAAAGCCATGACCCAACCCAAGGCCAAGAGCTCCAGTCCCCGAAGCTCCGATTCGGAAGACAGCGAGCGCCGGCGTAACCACAACATCTTGGAGCGCCAGCGGCGCAACGACCTGAGGTCGAGTTTCCTCACGCTTAGGGACCATGTGCCGGAACTGGTGAAAAACGAGAAGGCGGCCAAAGTCGTCATCTTGAAAAAAGCCACAGAGTACGTTCATTCGCTACACGCCGAGGAGCACAAGCTGTTGCTAGAAAAGGAAAAACTGCAAGTCAGACAACAGCAGCTGATAAAAAAATTGGAGCACATGCAGACttgctaa